A genomic region of Fusarium falciforme chromosome 4, complete sequence contains the following coding sequences:
- a CDS encoding C2H2-type domain-containing protein, which yields MASNLPRPRFADLLLPTQEMQQSSRPLTQNRSPMSTTASGLPGRQTHARATSHSLLTGALNANHRVTRRKSVTNPSSNITSALAAALRDGDRSAAVPIANGGRRMSKSAAARAALVGSLPSPPASLPNHKSMPDPKRELNGSAIEDDPNDGSADEGATKFQKARQRRASDGQTLKEGKKSNRVEVRCDKCGKGYKHSSCLTKHLWEHTPEWSYTSKLLISKHQQVQLLEAASVLVAMNGNGKDSAATPPDSAKDFQSEAGSSSPAASGYSDPAERQSSADTTPPPYAEGLNVNGTSYRNKRHSSNGGYATSFQSTSAASFGAGSAPFGSGFGHYRQPSNDHRPTSSGRNATGEDDRDLAAAVELLSCSFGSNNGSRNAGLPADAPPVPPLPAQYLDQATPLSAAGFINSYPSRQPESFTRGEMRRPSEDVKMEESGDSVMDDDDFEMRSRGRSEDDDDGVFGRMEE from the exons ATGGCTTCCAACCTACCAAGGCCCAGATTTGCTGATCTCCTTCTTCCTACCCAGGAAATGCAGCAGTCCTCGCGGCCATTGACTCAGAACCGCTCCCCCATGTCGACAACCGCGTCGGGCCTGCCCGGTCGTCAAACCCACGCTCGGGCGACCTCGCACTCGCTGCTTACCGGTGCCCTCAACGCAAACCACCGAGTCACTCGACGAAAGTCGGTTACGAACCCGAGCTCCAACATCACCTCCGCCTTGGCCGCTGCCCTCCGGGATGGTGACCGGTCCGCCGCTGTGCCGATTGCAAACGGTGGCCGCCGAATGTCCAAGAGCGCCGCTGCCAGGGCGGCCCTCGTTGGCAGCCTTCCCTCCCCGCCAGCCAGCCTTCCAAACCATAAGTCGATGCCCGATCCGAAGCGAGAGCTCAATGGTAGCGCCATCGAGGACGATCCGAATGACGGCTCGGCCGACGAGGGAGCGACCAAGTTCCAGAAGGCTCGTCAGAGGCGTGCCAGCGACGGTCAAACtctcaaggagggcaagaagagcaaCCGGGTCGAGGTCCGCTGCGACAAGTGCGGCAAGGGCTACAAGCACAGCAGTTGCTTGACGAAGCACTT GTGGGAGCACACTCCCGAATGGTCCTACACCTCGAAGCTGCTCATCTCGAAGCACCAGCAAGTCCAGCTGCTTGAGGCTGCGTCTGTCCTTGTTGCCATGAATGGCAACGGAAAGGACAGTGCCGCAACCCCTCCCGACTCTGCCAAGGACTTCCAAAGCGAGGCCGGGTCTTCTTCACCTGCGGCTTCGGGGTACTCTGACCCCGCAGAGCGACAGAGCTCTGCCGACACAACCCCGCCACCATACGCCGAGGGGCTGAATGTCAATGGCACTTCTTACCGAAACAAGCGTCACAGCAGCAACGGCGGGTATGCAACGAGCTTCCAGTCCACATCGGCGGCTTCGTTTGGCGCTGGGAGTGCGCCATTTGGCTCAGGATTCGGTCACTACCGGCAGCCGAGCAACGACCACCGACCAACGTCATCCGGCCGCAACGCAACGGGCGAAGACGATCGGGACCTGGCTGCGGCGGTGGAGCTCCTCAGCTGCAGCTTTGGTAGCAACAATGGGTCTCGCAACGCCGGACTTCCCGCAGATGCGCCCCCTGTCCCTCCGCTGCCGGCGCAGTACCTCGACCAAGCAACTCCGCTATCGGCAGCGGGCTTCATCAACAGCTATCCCAGCCGACAACCTGAAAGTTTCACACGAGGCGAAATGAGACGACCCAGCGAGGAcgtcaagatggaggagagcggCGATTCGGTcatggacgacgacgatttCGAGATGCGTTCGCGGGGTCGCagcgaagatgacgacgacggtgtTTTCGGTCGCATGGAGGAATGA